GATATGATGTACAGTCACTTTGCTTCAGAATTTGAGCACATTGGTAAGTGTGGAATCATTAAACCAAAATCTTGTCACTACATTTGGTTTAACTAGGATTTTGCATTCGAAGAAAAATTCCTCGCTGACATATACTGCCAATGAAATTGGAATTTCAGGCTGTGTTGCATGTGGTTCCTTTGggattttttaaaatctctatTTCAACAGAATTCGACCAAATTACCAGTTCATGTTGCTTGTCCAATTTATTTGTAAGcaacatttaaaaattcaaaatatgtaAAATTACAAACTCATGGTCTCAATTTCACCCTAGCCTGAGAACATGATATGCTCAGTTGCTTCCATAAATAGATATAGGATATAGCCAAAGTCTAGTACATAATCACCCTAAATGGTGAGAAAATGGGAATTAAATAGCTCACATATTAATAGCCACATACCCCATTTGTTTTCAGTTGTAAAAATAGCGCACCTGTTCAATTTTGTTAAACTGTTCTCTTTTATCATCTTCAAGAGAAACACCATTAAGAACTGCCTCCTTTATTTGGTCTGCAAAGGTACAGTATACATACAATTGTTACAGTTACAATGGAAAATGACAAGCCACAGACGATGAATTACTCTAAGAACAAGTGGAAGGTAAGTGAAAGAACACTGTTATTGGGCCATGAGTTTATGTAAAGTTGCACCTATATTACCAGTTAAATATCAACAAGTGGAACACACAAAACATTTCTGACAATGAAGCGGAAATTTAATAAAAGAGTGGAACTGTTGATACAGGagaaataacatgcaaaaaccAAAAGAATACTATATCACGAGAACAGCATAAACAGTAAGACATTTTGTAACTTACTTTCAACAATTCGTTTGCGAGCATCACTAAGTGTCTTCCAATCAGGAGAGTCTTGAATCGCTTTGAACGCATTATAGAGAGGCTTGCTTTGACCTAGTCTAAGctgaaatttaactttttctgCCTGCAAACAAAATTACACCAATCACAATTCATGCGAGAAATACATGGATGACCACccatgaaaatattttaaacaagggagcaaaacaacataataatgtGTTACAATTACGGCTCAGATAGTCATCATATGCTAAAATTGAGGCCAATAAACCAAATCATTAGTGTTGTTTACAGCTTGCAAAAAGTaacagtttgttcaaattccgctacaaCATTACTTGTACTAAATTGTGTATCATGAAACAATAGTGGTTTGTTAAAATCCTGCTACACTACAACGATATAACATCCCTATTTGATAACATGCAATTCACATAAGTATTGCCCTACAACCCAAAGCACAACCAATCATTAtattaatacaaaaaatataacacTCCCATCAACAAAGCAAGGCCGAGAAATGCACAATTACACATAACAACAActccaaaacaaaaaccaaaagtaCCTGCACATCCTCAATTGCTGAACGGAGCTCAGAATTATCCTTAACAGCTTTGAGATGATTAACCATCCCCCAAACAACAGCCAACCTATCCACAATCTTCTCCAAAGGTTCTACCAACTTAGGCCACGAAGGTTCCACACTCCGTTCAAGCTCCTCCAAATCACGTTCCTACAAAACACAACCAATCAACACCCCATTAgtcaaaacacaaaatcaatcaaCACCAATCAAGCTAAATACAAAACCAATCAAGACCCATTaatcaaaacacaaaatcaatcaaCACCTATGCAACACTTGACACTTTTGATTGAATGCATGTCCAGTGTCCGACACACGACACTAACACGAAAAACACGAAACACTGGTGATTTCtgtcaattatgtcattttcttaaacaaatacTGGTGTCGACATGTCAGTGTTAGTGTTAGTGCTTCACAGATCAAGACCCACTaatcaaaacacaaaatcaagcAATACCCACAAaccaaaacacaaaaccaatcaaaaccCATTAATCAAAACCCAATAAACGATCCAAAAGTTTTAACCTTCGTACCAATTTCTCAAGAAGAGCACGAATTCCCGGTCTCACATGCTTCgcttcaacaacatcaaaaggAGGAAAAACAAACTCCTTCAGAAGAGGATTAGCTTCAACATCAAGAGCAGAAGCAGCCATGGAAGAAGCCGAACAAGTAAACGAAGGTGAAGTAGACTTGTGAAGTGAATCAATGCAAAaggaaaaggaagaagaccAAAGGGGACAAGGAAGGGATTTATGAGAATGTTTAGGGTTGAAAAAGGAACAAGAAGTGCGTTTAAGAAGAGGGTGAATACGAGAACGAGAAGAGCGAGAGAGTGAGAATGTGAGTGTGAGGCGTGTTGCCATGAGCATGTTTGATATAAGAAGGAGTCCAATAAGTGCTTCGTGTCTCATTTTTTGAAATGTGTTGTTCTATCTCTATAATAAGCTCTTTTTTGGGAATCACTTGTTAAATACATTGTTACCCAAGATTATTTTATAAGGTAAATTTTAGGTTcagtttggtaaaaaaatagtGGACATAGTATGATAAGTTAGTTTACAACACATGAGTTTATAGATAATAACTTATAAAATAGTTGATAGCTTATGACTGATCGATTTCGAGAAAAAGTGATAAActataagctacttgaattagcttataagaaaaatgttgtaaattataaattagtaAAAGTAAATTATAAGCTTGTGAGAAAATGATTGTTACCAAACAAGTCTATTTTAGTCATAAGTTTATAAGCTATAAGATCAAAATTGTGTCTCGCCAAACAGTGCCTTAATTCATATAGATGGTTGGTATAATAACTTTTTATGACTAATTCATCATAATCGGTAGataattaataacattttaCTTTAACGATAACTACTCGATGATTGTAACTTGTTGATAGtgtaaaaaaatctaatttgtgCAATCTGGCTTGTCCGATCCGTTTTAAGGTTGCATTTTGGACTGCTTTAGTTGCATTTGCATATTGCTAtgttgaatattttaaattctgtttagttacaaagtatattcaaaagaaaaatcatcatttaatGTGTTGGCTTGGGATTTCACATTGTTATtgaaacaatatttacaaaCTATATAAGTAAACcaccttcttcaaaaaaaaaaaacaacaaatgtaATGTTGTAGTATGTTATCAATGTCTTTTGACATCAAGGAACTAACTGTTTGGATTAGTTTATAAAAGTTTCTTTACTGACATAACACTTGCGAGACTGTTTGGAAGAGTTTATGGAAACAGCTTATGCCAtattcataagctgttttcagcttattttatAAGCTCTTCATGATAGCAtgtgaaaatagtttatatcaaaacaaaacagtttcactttattttattttttgttattcaaGTAGCTTGCTTATACacaagcacttatatgataatcaTTTATGCTATAACTGAACAAGTAAGTtgcttatccaaacagggcccaaatgaaatttgaaaacaTTGATATGAGCACTTAAAAGCTTGTGAGTTGCAATTCACATTTAACAGATTATAAATAGATGTAGCTATACATTGCAAGAAGATATCTGATCAAGTTTTTCTAGTTTCAGACATAAGAAAGCTCCAGCCTAATGCTTTTCATCTGCTATATATAATCCTCCTCTTCCATTAATCAGAAAAACTGATCACAATGGACTGCTTGACCATAATCTTTACCACCACTGCCACATAGCAAACATAATACGTCAGAGAATAATCCAGTGGAAGAATTTGATCTTAGACTCAGAAGTTTCAAAAGCTTTTTGGTAATGGAAATGAAAAACAGATTCAAAATCAGATCGATGATCAAAATTTTCAGAACTTCCACGAAAGGTTAACAGATTACTAGTATCATGTTCTCTTTGTATTATTCTCTTCATTATATTGATGTTTACAAAACACAGATAGTACAACACAATTGAGGAATTAGTATGCattattcatcaacataatagATTAACAACGGTGTTAAAAAAGACAAGATGTCATTGGCATAAATGTATACCTGATGGaaactttcatttttcttatttgttgtACTTCATGCttgatttttcaaaaccaaTGGTTGGAAATTGTTTTGCAAACTCCTCAACATCATGACGAAGTTTGGAGATCTCTGACTGCACGTAGGAGGATGACTGCAATGTTTCTACGAAGTCCTTTAATTTTGTTCCTAATTATGAAAGTTCATTGGTCACAACATGTTAGTTTCCTTAAGCACCAAGAAACCACATACAGCTAATAACAGCAGTGTCTAGACTAGATataacaaacacaaaacaagggtataaaaaatttatgaaccTTTGCTCTCTGCCTTGATCTTCAAAGCCAAATTCACGGATGCATCAAAATACTCTGCTACCTTAACGAAATCCTCCTCAACAAATCCCCTTGAAGTAAGAGCAGGAGTTCCTGAAATCCACAAGAGTTATCAAGATCAAGTAGTTGAACaaggaaaaatcaaaatgtaagatatgattatatgaagagAACATACCCATCCTGATACCACCAGGAACCATAGCAGACACATCTCCTGGAACAGTGTTTTTATTAGCTGCAATATGTACTGCTTCCAACACCTTCTCAACTCTGGAGCCATCAATACCCTGAACAAAGATTTTTGAAACAGCACTTTTTATGGATCTGGCATAATATATTTGTTAAcaaaattctctcaaactaaataatattgataattaGTTATTTCACGTTGGCTTTATGACTaactaataaacaaatatttagaaCTGAATGTTATTATTGTATAAATCAGTAGGCTTCACCATGCTTATATGAAAAGTCAAAGAAGTTTTCAGGTTACCTTGTTCTTAAGATTCACCAAAACTAGATGATTCTCAGTCCCACCAGAAACAAGCTCATAGCCTTTCTCACTCAAAGCCTGCAacatatttaatgttatttaatacaaaatgaGTAATCAATCTCTGGTCAAACAAGGAGACCAGCCCTTATGTTGTGTTGACTAACATTGTTCTCGTATCTAATGTACCTGTGCAAATTTTGCGCAATTGCTGAGAACCTGCTCTTGGTATGCTTTATACTCTGGAGTTGTAGCCTGAATccacaaaaggaaaaacaaaagataTTATCACACACTCTCAGTCGGTATCACTGGTATCACTCAAAAACATGGCCACTCTTCAAATAAATCCCTCTGAAAAACCTCTTGTCaagctaaaaatataaaatgaagaaaGATGAATTCATATCCATTTTAGTGTCTGCTGCAATAATCAATATAAAAACCTCAATATCAAGAAATAACGTAGACAGCGGCgcaattaaaacaaaagtaaaatgaCGGTCATcatcattttttcaatttatttaccTGTTTCAATGCAACGGCTAAACCAGTGATGGTATGGTTGTGAGGACCACCTTGCAGTCCAGGGAAGACAGCTTGATTGATTTTATCCTCATAGTCATAGAACACCTTCAAATAAGTAAGAAGAATTAGTATCTCTTTTTGGAAAATGTCATGAACTTACATAACTATTTCTACGGAATAGAACAACTTGATAAAATAATGTAAACAAGACATGCATCAGAATACAGCAatgcataaaaaatgaattttgttcaGGCCTTCAGGGCTGTACCTCTTTTCCTTGTTTGTTGACTTCTTTTAATCCCTTCCGGAAAAAGATCATAGCTCCACGTGGTCCACGAAGTGACTTGTGAGTTGTGGTAGTCACTACATCTGCATAATCAAAAGGTGAAGGGATAACACCAGCTGCAACCAGTCCACTGATATGTGCCATATCTGCTAACATCACAGCTTTTTGTTTATCGCACACCTGTTGTAAGTTGCAATATGTTTCATGAGTTCAACTTAGGGTGTTTCAGATAACCGctcaaattaaaaacaacagATTATAAGAAGGATCAATTTATATTTAGAAAATCACGGTAGCCCTTGTGAATGTGTTACCTTGCGAATGCGTGCATAATCATACAGACGTGCATAGGCACTAGCACCGGCAACAATTAGTTTTGGCCTGAAGAGGGTAGCAGATTTCTCTAGCTGCATTTTaaagttgtttaattaaataaaagcattgAGTATGATGAAGCTAATTGTGTTCAGAAACCTAACTTAGAAATGAGCATTATTTCCAAAAGAAACTGCAAACAAACCTGGTCATAATCAATGTATCCTGTGCTTTCATCCAATCTATATGGCATTGTCTCAAAAAATATAGAGACTGCAGATATCTTTTTGGTGTCGGTCTGCATAGTGAAGATAATaactaataatttttaatttcaaaagaaaGTACAAATCAATCAAGACAGAATTCATGACTAtataaatgcataaaaattcaatatttcattAAAGTACTGTGAGCTATTAGCAAAAGATATTCTCAGAAACAAGTCAAGAATTCATGACCATAAGCCAATCCATACGTTGATTGTAGATTTCACTATAACAGGAAATGAAAGATGATAGTTGATAATACCTGGTAACCATGAGAAAGATGTCCTCCATGAGGGAGATCAAGTGCCATGATTCTGTCATGAGGTTTCAACAATGCAgtgtaaacatgaaaatttGAAGGTGAACCAGACAAAGGCTGCACGTTCACTGCAAATCAGGGGTAACAAAGATGAGAAAACTTCCATTCTAACATATTAAAACATCTATTCACTTTCAGAAAAGCTCATGAgatattatttcaaattttaacaaGCAAAGCGGCCAAGTGCAGATTTCAAACCTTAGCGTGCTCTTTGCTGATTTTAGTTTCTTGAAAAAGTAATATCATAAAAGAGCTCAAGTTTAGCCCAAACAAGCGATATTAATCTTGTATACGCATTGCTAAGAACTAACCAACAAAGAAACTATTGTCTTGTGTTCTTACCTCCCCATTTAGCTGGATCCAACCGAAATGCTTCCAAGGCACGCTTTTGGCATAGTGTTTCTGCCATGTCAATATACCTGAAATAAGAAAGATGTGCAGTCTTTGAATTGGATCCAATTTGGTACTTAAAAGGTAAAATCCAAAATGATTACTCTACTCAGTAGCTTCCTGAAATTATTCAAGACAAGAACACACAACAAGTTATAAACTGACATACTCATTTCCTCCGTAATATCTTGCTCCGGGATAACCTTCACTGTATTTGTTTGTCATGATAGAGCCAACAGCTTGCATAACAGATAAAGAAGTGAAGTTTTCTGATGGAATCAGTTCCAGCCCCTTcaccaaaataataaaacaaccAAGTTCTCTTTAAGATAGaatgcaaaattttaaaaaaaatccttaagatGAGAAATTTAGTATAGTACATCATGCTTCTTCACAACACAACTataccaaatattttaacaCACAATCAAACAGTTGGAGAATTCTTTTGTAGCTCAATATTGTTATAACAACAAACCCGGTTCTAAAGAAAACAGATAAGCAAACACACACAAGATGCAAAAGATTGATGACGGGGTTTGACCAATAGTGTCTACGTCTCTGATAGCAGAGTGactgttttaatttttctattatgcAATGCTTaagattaaaaatacaaatctGTTATTTAATAGTATGGTCCAGATTACAAGATTATCTCTAAACCATACTGTGGGAGGCAAGCTAAACTCGAGCCTCTACCCACTTACTTATCAGTGAATATGAGCCATATTCAACAAATATTACATGTTTTACAAGCAAAGATACAAGAAAATAACACAGTAAgataataaaactaaaaatcttATATACCTTCCATTGTCTAGCTTTCTCAAGCTCAATAATATCAGCAATTTCAGGGTCAATTTCCTCAAGTGAAGAATTCAATTGCTTTGGCCACTGCAAAAGTAATAACATATTTCAAATCTAATCAAAAACCTTCACAATCATAACAATCAAATCCAAAAGTCTCTTTTCTAACATGAAACATATTAATATCCGGTGCATCTTTTGGATTAATGGTAAGTTTGGCATAACCATAATATGTCCCAGTTTGaagtttcaacaaaatcatgtgTTACCGCgattttgtcaaactcaccGTGATTCCAAACATGTACGTAGTCATTGATATATtatcataaattataaaataatcaacatACCGAAACACGTGAATTCTCTTTATCATACACAGCTTCATCAGGCAAAGATGACTACATTTAAAAAAGAGATATGTTATTAATGGAAATAGTgagaatatatatatgtgtgtgcgTGCGCGCGCGCGCATGTACGTATGAATTTGATTGAATATTGAAAAGAAGAGTGATGAAAAGTGAAGAAGCTACTAACCTTGTAGTAAACAGAAGAAGCACTGAAGAGAGGACGTGAAGATTTGTTGATGGAAGAAGAAAGCCTACGAAGAGCCATTGCCATTGCCATCTCAGAGATGAGATAGATAGATGGATAGCACACTTTGTGTGATTCTTGAATTATACTTTTgctcctttt
Above is a genomic segment from Medicago truncatula cultivar Jemalong A17 chromosome 5, MtrunA17r5.0-ANR, whole genome shotgun sequence containing:
- the LOC11405458 gene encoding serine hydroxymethyltransferase, mitochondrial, which codes for MAMAMALRRLSSSINKSSRPLFSASSVYYKSSLPDEAVYDKENSRVSWPKQLNSSLEEIDPEIADIIELEKARQWKGLELIPSENFTSLSVMQAVGSIMTNKYSEGYPGARYYGGNEYIDMAETLCQKRALEAFRLDPAKWGVNVQPLSGSPSNFHVYTALLKPHDRIMALDLPHGGHLSHGYQTDTKKISAVSIFFETMPYRLDESTGYIDYDQLEKSATLFRPKLIVAGASAYARLYDYARIRKVCDKQKAVMLADMAHISGLVAAGVIPSPFDYADVVTTTTHKSLRGPRGAMIFFRKGLKEVNKQGKEVFYDYEDKINQAVFPGLQGGPHNHTITGLAVALKQATTPEYKAYQEQVLSNCAKFAQALSEKGYELVSGGTENHLVLVNLKNKGIDGSRVEKVLEAVHIAANKNTVPGDVSAMVPGGIRMGTPALTSRGFVEEDFVKVAEYFDASVNLALKIKAESKGTKLKDFVETLQSSSYVQSEISKLRHDVEEFAKQFPTIGFEKSSMKYNK